ATGCAAAACAAATCACGAGCACTGGCGATGGCGGCTGGTTGGCGCATGCGTTCTGCGAGTTCTCGCGCGACGACATAGGCGAGCCCAACGCCTGCTAACCCGCGATAGGGAGAGTGGTCCGGCGTGGTGGCCGGATGAATCAAAGCGAGAGCTTTGGGGCGTGTCTTTGGGAGCGTGTGGTGATCGGTCAGTACCACCTCCATGCCCAAATCTTCAGCTCTGCTCAGGGCCTCGTGAGCAGCCACTCCGTTGTCGACAGTGACAATCAGGCGCACTCCAGCGTCGTGGAGCTCATTCACCATCGAACAGTTCAAGCCGTAGCCATCAGCCATGCGGCTTGGAATCGCTGCCTGGGGTTCCGCCCCCAAGGTACGCAAGGTGCGCAGCAACAACGCTGTGCTGGTCATGCCATCGGCGTCGTAGTCGCCACAGATCGCAACGCGCTCTGCCTTCAAACAAGCCTGATGCAAACGTTGGACGGCTTTTTCCAATTCAGGGAAGTGGCCACCAGGCTTTGGTAGGGCTGAATCATTCAGAAGTGCATTCACTTGAGCCGGCTCTGTCAGACCACGGCGGAACAGCAGTGCACGGAGGGGCAAAGGGAGTGGAACCGAATCCAAAGCAGTGAGGTCTATTCCTCTTGGTAGTTGCCATTGCTGAACGGACACGGCAGACGGCAACGGGCCAGCGCTTAAGAAGCCTGCATTGTGCTCGGTCCTTCAAGCTGTTGCCATGAATTGCATGGCCGTCATGCCTGTCTTGAAAACCGTGTTCTGGGATGTGGATGGCACCCTGGCGGACACTGAAATGGATGGGCATCGACCAGCCTTCAACCGAGCTTTTGCGGAACAGGGTTTGAATTGGACCTGGGACCCAGAGACCTACAAGCGCTTGCTCAGCATTCCTGGTGGAAGCCTACGGATGAAAACCTTTGCGCAGCAGCAGGGTGAGGTCTTGAGTGATGCGCAGTTTGCTCAGCTGCGTGTTTCCAAACAACGTCACTATCTCGATGGAGTGCGTGCCGGAGCCGTGTCTCTTCGCCCAGGCGTAGCAAGAGTGCTTCGTGAGCTTCAGGAAAGTGCGATTGCTCAATGGATTGTGACCAGTAGCGGCGGGCCCTCTGTCTCCGCGCTTTTAGGCACTTTGTTTCCTGGCGGAGACCATCCGTTTGCTGGGGTGATAAGTGCAGATGATGTATCAAGGCATAAGCCCCGTCCTGAGCCCTATCTGAAAGCGCTCGAATGCAGCAACACCGATCCGGATTCAGCTTTGGCGTTTGAGGATTCAACCCCGGGCCTTCTTTCTGCCAAAACGGCTGGCCTGCGTTGTCTCTTGATGCCTTCCCCATGGGATAAGGAGCTCCATCGTTATCAGGCTCAAGCCGTGGCGGTGCTGGATCATCTTGGGAGTACCCAGGTTCCATGCACTGTTTCGAGCGGCCCCCCTTGTGTGGATGGGCTTGTCACGCTGGAGTACTTGCAGATGCTTCTCGTCTTACCAGATTGATGACGACCCATCTCACTCGCTATGAACGGTTTCAGCGCCGGATTGGTGTTCAACTCACACGAGCGCTAACCGGATCTTGGCGTCGCCGCAGCCTTGGTGTTCTCTCCCTTCTGCTGGGGTTCCTTTTGGGCAGCAACTTCACCATGTATTGGTTTCAAAAGATCGGCCAACGCCCAGTAGTCGTTTTCTTGATGGTGGTTGTGATCGAGCTGTTGATTCGAGCACGGACCTATGTCAAGCAAGAACCTTGGCCGATTGGGTGGCTAGCCCTCGACAACATCCGTATTGGTTGCGTGTTTTCAGTCGTTTTTGAGGCCTTCAAGCTTGGCTCCTGACCCTTTGCAAATGGCTCCCAAAGGGTTTCCTTTGCTCCTTGAATCTTTGGGTTGGTCAGATCCTGATCTCTGGTGGAGTCATTGGCAGCAACGTGGAGGTTTTCAGCTTGCCCGTTGCGTCTGGCCCGCGGAAGTAAACGATGAATGGCTGCTCGGAGTGGCCTTGCCATTGCTTTCGCAGGCCGAGTCTCTCTTGAACATTGGTGGACGTCCTCTGCTCGGATTAAGTGCTCTCCCTGGATGCGGAAAAACCACCCTTTGCGATTGGCTTGTGCAAGCCAGCTCCGAGTTGGGGTGGTCGATCGCTTTCCTTTCAATCGATGATTTTTATTGGCCTGGACCAGAGCTTGATCGACGGATGGCAGGAAATCCCTGGGGAGTGCCCAGGGCAATTCCGGGTAGTCACGATCTGGAGCTGATGGCCACAGCGCTTGATCAGTGGCGAGAGACGGGGGTGTTGTATGCCCCTCGCTTTGATAAATCGCTCCGTCAAGGTCGAGGGGATCGCAGTGAATGGGTTCGCTCCACTCCTGATTTGGTTGTTCTGGAGGGATGGTTCGTCGGCGTTCTTGTTCCCGATCAGGTACCTGCAGAGCAGATCTCTTCGCTTGAAAACTCCCATTCGCTTGAGCTGACAAGGGAAGAACTGGTGTATCGCGAACAGCTCATTCGGCTTGTACCTGACTACGCACCTCTCTGGCACCGAATCGATAAGCTTTGGCACCTCAAAGCTCAAAGCGGCACATCAAGCCGGCTTTGGAAGCGACAGCAAGTGGACACCCAAACCAAGACAACCGGGGTTGTCGTGCCTCAATCGGCTCTTCAAAACTTTGTTCGGATGATTGAAACTGCATTTCCAGTTTCGTGGCTGCAAGATCTGCATCTATCCAACGTTGTGATTGATCTCACGAACCAACGCGCTGTTCGTGAGATCACCTTGAAATAAATTCAGTCCTCGCTGTCATCAGCAACCGGATACACAAAACCTTGAGCGCGACCACTCAGCACTGATTTGCCGATTGACATGGCACGTTGTGCAGCAGTGGCTGCTTTTGCCTTCCAAACAGCATGCCTTTGATTGCGCTTGCTCTTAGAGGTTTTCTTCTTCGGTACAGCCATTGCAGCCGGAACTCTTCCAAACGCCCATAATCTACTTTCGAGAGTCCGCTCGTCAAATCGCTACTCTTAATAGATCGCAGGAACGGTGTGAGTTCAGGTCAGGAAGATCGTGAAATCATCGTCTCCCAGGCATCTGGGAGCGATTCCAAGGAAAGGTCCACCAATCCTTTTGCTCGTTTTAAATCGGATCCACCTCCGAGCTACAGCGAGTTATTGACGCAAATTTCAGAGGGAAAGGTCAAAGATCTGCAATTGGTTCCAGCGCGTCGTGAAGTGATCGTTGAATACGACGATGGCCGCAACGCCACCGTCGCCACGCTGGCGAATGATCAACAAATTTTGCGTACAGCTGAATCTGCTGGCGTACCCCTGTCGGTGAAAGATGTTCGTCAAGAACAAGCGTTGGCTGGGTTGGCAGGAAATTTGGCTTTGATCGCCTTGATTGTGATCGGTCTTTCCTTTCTTCTTCGTCGCTCAGCGCAGGTCGCTAATAAGGCCATGGGCTTTGGTCGCAGTCAGGCGCGAATCCGCCCCCAGGATGAAATTACCGTTCGTTTTGAGGACGTTGCCGGGATCAGCGAAGCCAAGGAGGAACTCCAGGAGGTTGTGACCTTCCTGAAGCAACCGGAGAGTTTTATCCGTCTTGGAGCCCGCATCCCTCGGGGTGTTCTGTTGGTGGGACCACCAGGAACGGGAAAAACTTTGCTTGCCAAAGCTATCGCTGGAGAGGCTGAAGTTCCGTTCTTCTCGATAGCGGCATCGGAGTTTGTTGAGCTTTTTGTGGGTGTTGGTGCCAGTCGCGTACGCGATCTGTTTCGCAAGGCCAAGGAAAAATCGCCTTGCATCATTTTTATTGATGAGATTGACGCTGTTGGCCGTCAACGCGGTGCAGGAATTGGGGGAGGAAATGATGAGCGCGAGCAGACCCTGAATCAGTTGCTGACTGAAATGGATGGCTTTGCGGATAATTCAGGTGTGATCCTGCTAGCGGCTACCAACAGAGCTGATGTACTCGACACAGCTTTGATGCGTCCAGGCCGTTTTGATCGTCGTATTCATGTCGACCTGCCTGATCGCAAAGGGCGTGAAGCGATTCTTGCGGTCCATGCCCGAAGTAGACCCCTCTCAGACGAAGTGTCTTTAGCTGATTGGGCCTTAAGAACACCAGGTTTTTCAGGTGCTGACTTGGCCAACCTCATTAATGAGGCCGCGATTCTTACGGCGCGGCATGAGCGTTCTTTTGTGGGGAGCTCAGAGTTAGAAATTGCGTTGGAACGCATCACGATGGGTTTATCGGCGTCTCCGCTCCAAGACAGTGCCAAGAAACGCTTGATTGCTTACCACGAAATTGGCCACGCCTTGGTTGCAGCCCACACGCCTCATGCCGATCCCGTGGACAAGGTGACCCTGCTTCCACGCAGCGGTGGTGTGGGCGGATTCACTCGATTCTTCCCTGATGAGGAGGTCATTGATTCCGGCCTTGTGAGCAAGGCTTATTTGCGGGCGCGCCTTGTGATGGCACTTGGTGGTCGTGCTGCAGAGATGGTTGTGTTTGGTCCTGGTGAAATCACTCAGGGAGCCAGCGGAGATCTGCAGATGGTGTCTCATCTCGCCAGAGAAATGGTGACTCGCTTTGGATTTTCTTCTCTAGGGCCCGTTGCCCTTGA
The Synechococcus sp. CC9311 DNA segment above includes these coding regions:
- a CDS encoding HAD-IA family hydrolase, giving the protein MAVMPVLKTVFWDVDGTLADTEMDGHRPAFNRAFAEQGLNWTWDPETYKRLLSIPGGSLRMKTFAQQQGEVLSDAQFAQLRVSKQRHYLDGVRAGAVSLRPGVARVLRELQESAIAQWIVTSSGGPSVSALLGTLFPGGDHPFAGVISADDVSRHKPRPEPYLKALECSNTDPDSALAFEDSTPGLLSAKTAGLRCLLMPSPWDKELHRYQAQAVAVLDHLGSTQVPCTVSSGPPCVDGLVTLEYLQMLLVLPD
- a CDS encoding DUF565 domain-containing protein, which encodes MTTHLTRYERFQRRIGVQLTRALTGSWRRRSLGVLSLLLGFLLGSNFTMYWFQKIGQRPVVVFLMVVVIELLIRARTYVKQEPWPIGWLALDNIRIGCVFSVVFEAFKLGS
- a CDS encoding kinase — protein: MAPDPLQMAPKGFPLLLESLGWSDPDLWWSHWQQRGGFQLARCVWPAEVNDEWLLGVALPLLSQAESLLNIGGRPLLGLSALPGCGKTTLCDWLVQASSELGWSIAFLSIDDFYWPGPELDRRMAGNPWGVPRAIPGSHDLELMATALDQWRETGVLYAPRFDKSLRQGRGDRSEWVRSTPDLVVLEGWFVGVLVPDQVPAEQISSLENSHSLELTREELVYREQLIRLVPDYAPLWHRIDKLWHLKAQSGTSSRLWKRQQVDTQTKTTGVVVPQSALQNFVRMIETAFPVSWLQDLHLSNVVIDLTNQRAVREITLK
- the rpmF gene encoding 50S ribosomal protein L32, coding for MAVPKKKTSKSKRNQRHAVWKAKAATAAQRAMSIGKSVLSGRAQGFVYPVADDSED
- the ftsH gene encoding ATP-dependent zinc metalloprotease FtsH gives rise to the protein MSSGQEDREIIVSQASGSDSKERSTNPFARFKSDPPPSYSELLTQISEGKVKDLQLVPARREVIVEYDDGRNATVATLANDQQILRTAESAGVPLSVKDVRQEQALAGLAGNLALIALIVIGLSFLLRRSAQVANKAMGFGRSQARIRPQDEITVRFEDVAGISEAKEELQEVVTFLKQPESFIRLGARIPRGVLLVGPPGTGKTLLAKAIAGEAEVPFFSIAASEFVELFVGVGASRVRDLFRKAKEKSPCIIFIDEIDAVGRQRGAGIGGGNDEREQTLNQLLTEMDGFADNSGVILLAATNRADVLDTALMRPGRFDRRIHVDLPDRKGREAILAVHARSRPLSDEVSLADWALRTPGFSGADLANLINEAAILTARHERSFVGSSELEIALERITMGLSASPLQDSAKKRLIAYHEIGHALVAAHTPHADPVDKVTLLPRSGGVGGFTRFFPDEEVIDSGLVSKAYLRARLVMALGGRAAEMVVFGPGEITQGASGDLQMVSHLAREMVTRFGFSSLGPVALEGSDQEVFLGRDLIHTRPSYAESTGKAIDACVRQLAIQALNEAIALLEPRREVMDRLVEALIAEETLSSSRFYDLAGLDEPLSQSVLAEKPAVT